The proteins below are encoded in one region of Brachyspira intermedia PWS/A:
- a CDS encoding tetratricopeptide repeat protein, with protein sequence MTDALKYKIEKLISSKKIEDAIKLVNRAIEEYNNDEDLYFNRGKLYSIINMYDEAIEDFNKAIKLNPNNEKAYFNRGITKVKLEKYEEAIEDFNKIIKLNPKNERGYFNIGFAKASLEKYEEAIKDFNEVIKLNTKNEEAYFFRGLAKVKLEKDKEAIEDFNKSIKLNSKNEEAYFNRGIAKTKLEIYEEAIKDFNEVIKLNPNNEKAYLARGIAKSYLEEYEEAIKDFNEVIKLNPNNEKAYLARGIAKIESGKHEEVIEDFNKAIELNPNNENAYFNRGIAKAKLEKYEEAVVDFNKAIKLNKNNEKTYFSRGITKVKLEKYEEAIEDFNKAIGLNKSYNKAYFNRGILKINFGKYKEAINDFNKAIGLNKNYNKAYFNRGILKTNFGKYKEAINDFKIFSKDNNDTSKIIIIKIVQEFDKYNDIDKFFKLLIMDENKELWKNEPITNLIFHFKESKKFDDELIKNIKYLILYEYFLLKILSFDTDDENIEISHYTSLDLLLILLGCKNENSDEIGNIRINNISTANDPKEGNILESIFNRNDIDIKIGSDEKIVTLQTSYSRNRDSLTMFRLYGKREDKEATGICLVLDNKYFTDSYTSPFSYYDFNVNNISIKNDEYFTDSYTSSYDSNVSNINIEYKSNIKKEKEENKRNLYWVLYYNEKLNKLVFNKEDLKYSSNIIDLNEIKKYRKKLKEDDTIEDKIKYAFSKIFEYTRKIKEKNIDPKLYNYLFENIKYIIKHEAFFEEQELRMLVTSDYKSKEIKADKINNKLYIDYLKLFDQNTNYIKEIIIGSKVENNESLAEYIRKILHEKNTDKNKLDDIKVLISEAPLR encoded by the coding sequence ATGACAGATGCATTAAAATATAAAATAGAAAAATTAATATCATCAAAAAAAATAGAAGATGCTATAAAATTAGTTAATAGAGCTATAGAAGAATATAATAATGATGAGGATTTATATTTTAATAGAGGAAAGCTTTATTCAATTATTAATATGTATGATGAAGCTATAGAAGATTTTAATAAAGCTATAAAATTAAATCCAAATAATGAAAAGGCATACTTTAACAGAGGAATTACAAAAGTAAAATTAGAAAAATATGAAGAAGCCATAGAAGATTTTAATAAAATTATAAAATTAAATCCTAAGAATGAAAGAGGATATTTTAATATAGGATTTGCAAAAGCATCTTTAGAAAAATATGAAGAAGCTATAAAAGATTTTAATGAAGTTATAAAATTAAATACTAAAAATGAAGAAGCATATTTTTTTAGAGGACTTGCAAAAGTAAAATTAGAAAAAGATAAAGAAGCCATAGAAGATTTTAATAAATCTATAAAATTAAATTCTAAAAATGAAGAAGCATATTTTAATAGAGGAATCGCAAAAACAAAATTGGAAATATATGAAGAGGCTATAAAAGATTTTAATGAAGTTATAAAATTAAATCCTAATAATGAAAAAGCATATTTAGCAAGAGGAATTGCAAAATCATATTTAGAAGAATATGAAGAGGCTATAAAAGATTTTAATGAAGTTATAAAATTAAATCCTAATAATGAAAAAGCATATTTAGCAAGAGGAATTGCAAAAATAGAATCAGGAAAACATGAAGAAGTTATAGAAGATTTTAATAAAGCTATAGAATTAAATCCCAATAATGAAAATGCATATTTCAATAGAGGAATTGCAAAAGCAAAATTAGAAAAATATGAAGAAGCTGTAGTAGATTTTAATAAAGCTATAAAGTTAAATAAAAACAATGAAAAAACATATTTTAGTAGAGGAATTACAAAAGTAAAATTAGAAAAATATGAAGAAGCTATAGAAGATTTTAATAAGGCTATAGGACTAAATAAAAGTTATAATAAGGCATATTTTAATAGAGGAATCTTAAAAATAAATTTTGGAAAATATAAGGAAGCTATTAATGATTTTAATAAGGCTATAGGACTAAATAAAAATTATAATAAGGCATATTTTAATAGAGGAATCTTAAAAACAAATTTTGGAAAATATAAGGAAGCTATTAATGATTTTAAAATATTTTCTAAAGATAATAATGATACTTCCAAGATAATTATCATAAAAATAGTTCAGGAATTTGATAAGTATAATGATATTGATAAATTTTTTAAGCTATTAATTATGGATGAAAATAAAGAATTATGGAAAAATGAACCTATTACTAATTTAATTTTTCATTTTAAAGAGAGCAAAAAATTTGATGATGAACTTATAAAAAATATTAAATATTTAATTTTATATGAATATTTTTTACTTAAAATATTATCTTTCGATACTGATGATGAAAATATAGAAATATCTCATTATACATCATTAGATCTTTTATTAATATTATTAGGGTGTAAAAATGAAAATTCAGATGAAATAGGGAATATAAGAATAAATAATATATCAACTGCTAATGATCCTAAAGAAGGAAATATTTTAGAAAGTATTTTCAATAGGAATGATATAGATATAAAAATAGGAAGCGATGAAAAAATTGTAACATTGCAAACATCATATTCAAGAAACAGAGATTCTCTTACAATGTTTAGATTATATGGTAAAAGAGAAGATAAAGAAGCTACTGGTATATGTTTAGTTTTGGACAATAAATATTTTACTGATTCATATACTTCTCCTTTTTCTTATTATGACTTTAATGTAAATAATATAAGTATTAAAAATGATGAATATTTTACTGATTCATATACTTCATCTTATGATTCAAATGTAAGCAACATAAATATTGAATATAAGTCGAATATAAAAAAAGAAAAAGAAGAAAATAAAAGAAATTTATATTGGGTGCTTTATTATAATGAAAAATTAAATAAACTTGTTTTCAATAAAGAAGATTTAAAATATTCAAGTAATATTATAGATTTAAACGAAATAAAGAAGTATAGAAAAAAATTAAAAGAAGACGATACTATTGAAGATAAGATTAAATATGCATTTTCAAAAATATTTGAATATACTAGAAAAATTAAAGAGAAAAATATTGATCCTAAACTATATAATTATTTATTTGAAAATATAAAATACATAATAAAGCATGAAGCATTTTTTGAAGAACAGGAATTAAGAATGCTTGTAACTTCTGATTATAAATCTAAAGAAATAAAAGCAGATAAAATCAATAATAAACTTTATATAGATTATTTAAAACTTTTTGATCAAAACACAAATTATATAAAAGAAATTATAATAGGTTCTAAAGTTGAAAATAATGAATCGCTTGCTGAATATATAAGAAAAATTTTACATGAAAAAAATACTGATAAAAATAAATTAGATGATATAAAAGTTCTTATATCAGAAGCTCCTTTAAGATAA
- a CDS encoding DUF438 domain-containing protein, translating to MTTLEFINISDSIYDLCTKYPKIKEALFDLGFDKIKNPIMFNTVSKIMTLEKAAKMKNIDNNELRKKLNEYGFELNSISNKEDRNDILKSLIVKLHCTGDIETIKREFEDKLIKVSAEEVHNAMHELIDNGMSIDEAKRFFYIRTLVLKDAMDNNTETNHKAIDIFEEENRCIEKLLNEIKSYDNINILNELYDNLNRHYIKKESLFIASLKKYGNDEPSKVMSRVDKDILNELKDIIDYGKNNKINSENIILLKEHISDMIFKEENILIPLCVSILSKEDFDNIEIKYS from the coding sequence ATGACAACTTTAGAATTTATAAATATTTCTGATAGCATATATGATCTATGCACTAAATATCCAAAAATTAAAGAAGCATTATTTGATTTGGGATTTGATAAGATAAAAAATCCAATAATGTTTAATACTGTATCAAAGATTATGACTTTGGAAAAAGCAGCAAAAATGAAAAATATTGATAATAATGAATTAAGAAAAAAATTAAATGAATATGGTTTTGAATTGAATAGTATATCAAATAAAGAAGATAGAAATGATATACTGAAATCGCTTATAGTAAAACTCCATTGTACAGGAGATATAGAAACTATAAAAAGAGAGTTTGAAGATAAATTGATTAAAGTGTCAGCAGAGGAAGTTCATAATGCTATGCATGAGCTTATAGATAATGGTATGAGTATAGATGAAGCTAAAAGATTTTTCTATATAAGAACGCTAGTTTTAAAAGATGCTATGGATAATAATACAGAAACTAATCATAAGGCCATAGATATTTTTGAAGAAGAAAACAGATGTATAGAAAAATTATTAAATGAAATTAAAAGTTATGATAATATTAATATATTAAATGAGCTTTATGATAATCTTAATAGGCACTACATCAAAAAGGAAAGTTTATTTATTGCATCTTTAAAAAAATATGGTAATGATGAGCCTTCAAAGGTGATGAGCAGAGTTGATAAAGATATATTAAATGAGTTAAAAGATATTATTGATTATGGTAAAAATAATAAAATTAATTCAGAAAATATAATTTTATTAAAAGAGCATATTTCAGATATGATATTCAAAGAAGAAAATATATTAATACCTCTTTGTGTTTCTATACTTTCAAAAGAAGATTTTGATAATATAGAAATAAAGTATAGTTAA
- a CDS encoding AGE family epimerase/isomerase, whose protein sequence is MSNLNEVKNEYLHMLKDNIIPFWLKNGLDKKHGGYYTALDRKGGLIETDKSVWFQGRFAWVLSTLYADFEKKQEYLDAAKSGIEFLEKYCFDKAGDGRMYFRVTEDGKPIIKRLRYYFSETFCLVAMAAYSRASGDKSYVKKAREILDNIDRYQKEGLLIPKFDAGNRPTIAFGPPMIMLATVQELRKADPENKDYYNKYIDNLLKNIQLFLYEDKKAVLEQCNPDGTLQDHFEGRLLNPGHAIESSWFILREAIERGHDETLKALGVKIFDWMWEWGWDKEYGGIIQYMDVLGKPKSEYHHDMKFWWPQTEAAIAALYCYYFTKDDKYLEKHDMVKEYTKKFIDTEYGEWFGYLHRDGRISTDLKGNMYKGPFHIPRMYMKCAEIIDAINAK, encoded by the coding sequence ATGAGTAATTTAAACGAAGTAAAAAACGAGTATCTTCACATGTTAAAAGACAATATCATTCCATTTTGGCTAAAAAACGGACTTGATAAAAAGCATGGCGGATACTACACTGCCTTAGACAGAAAAGGTGGACTTATAGAAACCGATAAATCTGTATGGTTTCAGGGAAGATTTGCTTGGGTATTATCAACTCTTTATGCTGATTTTGAGAAAAAACAAGAATATCTTGATGCTGCAAAATCAGGAATAGAGTTCTTAGAAAAATATTGTTTTGATAAAGCAGGCGACGGAAGAATGTATTTCAGAGTTACTGAAGACGGAAAGCCTATCATAAAAAGATTGAGATATTACTTTTCAGAAACATTCTGCTTAGTTGCTATGGCTGCATATTCAAGAGCGAGCGGAGATAAAAGCTATGTTAAAAAGGCTAGAGAAATACTTGATAATATAGACCGCTATCAAAAAGAAGGTCTTCTTATACCAAAATTTGATGCAGGCAACAGACCTACTATAGCTTTCGGACCTCCTATGATAATGCTTGCTACTGTTCAGGAATTAAGAAAAGCTGATCCTGAAAATAAAGATTATTACAACAAATATATTGATAATCTTCTTAAAAACATACAGCTCTTCCTATACGAAGATAAAAAAGCAGTTCTTGAACAATGCAATCCTGACGGTACTTTACAAGATCACTTTGAAGGAAGATTATTAAATCCAGGTCATGCTATAGAATCATCTTGGTTTATATTAAGAGAAGCTATAGAAAGAGGACATGATGAAACATTAAAAGCCCTAGGAGTTAAAATATTCGACTGGATGTGGGAATGGGGCTGGGACAAAGAGTACGGCGGAATCATTCAATATATGGACGTACTTGGAAAGCCTAAAAGCGAATATCACCATGACATGAAATTCTGGTGGCCTCAGACTGAAGCTGCTATTGCTGCTTTATACTGCTATTATTTCACTAAAGATGACAAATATTTAGAAAAGCATGACATGGTAAAAGAATATACTAAAAAATTCATTGATACAGAATACGGAGAATGGTTCGGATATCTTCACAGAGATGGAAGAATATCTACTGACTTAAAAGGCAATATGTATAAAGGACCTTTCCATATTCCTAGAATGTATATGAAATGTGCTGAAATAATAGATGCTATCAATGCAAAATAA
- a CDS encoding glycosyltransferase family 2 protein codes for MKISVIIPCYNEEITIKQVIEEFRKYLPEAEINVFDNNSKDNSVKLAKEAGTIVTEVNYQGKGEVVRRAFSDIDADIYIMVDADMQYDISEIKKHIEYFLDKKLDMLNIAREVVDEDVHRKGHTFGNAMLTGFANILFGKRFNDMLSGYRIFSKRFVKSFPAASKGFEIETELTIYALQMRLSVGEVPAKYFKRPEGSHSKLNTFRDGFRILFTIIYLMMTEKPIIFFNIISIILFIIGMALGISITIEYFETLKVDRFPTAILTICLLILSALSFAIGLIMNAIGRVISENRRFKYNSVK; via the coding sequence ATGAAAATATCTGTGATAATACCATGCTATAATGAAGAAATAACAATTAAACAAGTAATAGAAGAATTTAGAAAATATTTACCTGAAGCTGAAATAAATGTATTTGACAATAATAGTAAAGATAATTCTGTAAAATTAGCAAAAGAAGCTGGAACTATAGTTACTGAGGTTAATTATCAAGGAAAAGGAGAAGTTGTAAGAAGAGCTTTTTCTGATATTGATGCTGATATATATATAATGGTTGATGCTGATATGCAGTACGATATATCTGAAATAAAAAAACATATAGAGTATTTTTTAGATAAAAAACTTGATATGCTAAACATTGCACGTGAAGTAGTAGATGAAGATGTACATAGAAAGGGACATACTTTTGGAAATGCTATGCTTACAGGTTTTGCAAATATATTATTTGGAAAAAGATTTAATGATATGTTAAGCGGATATAGAATATTTTCTAAAAGATTTGTAAAAAGTTTTCCTGCTGCTTCTAAAGGTTTTGAAATAGAAACAGAACTTACAATATATGCTCTGCAAATGCGTTTGTCTGTAGGAGAAGTTCCCGCTAAGTATTTTAAAAGACCTGAAGGTTCACATTCTAAACTTAATACTTTTAGAGATGGATTTAGAATATTATTTACTATTATATATTTAATGATGACAGAAAAACCAATAATATTTTTTAATATAATAAGCATTATATTGTTTATTATTGGTATGGCTTTAGGAATAAGCATAACTATAGAATATTTTGAAACATTAAAAGTAGATAGATTTCCAACAGCAATACTAACTATATGCTTACTAATATTATCCGCATTATCTTTTGCTATAGGGTTAATAATGAATGCTATAGGCAGAGTTATATCAGAAAACAGAAGATTTAAATATAATTCTGTAAAGTAA